From the genome of Cryptococcus neoformans var. neoformans B-3501A chromosome 1, whole genome shotgun sequence, one region includes:
- a CDS encoding hypothetical protein (Similar to gi|40738897|gb|EAA58087.1| hypothetical protein AN6112.2 [Aspergillus nidulans FGSC A4], FASTA scores: opt: 3877, E(): 0, (53.434% identity (75.925% similar) in 1325 aa overlap (16-1324:50-1335))), protein MPAQQQDPFDDLLGSDSPPAPPRNDIFHEGRHIDFFHQGSSTARAPAAISQRGSSPDSVNQATYALDPFFDDDDEYGPAVSNSYSGYLAPHPSSALHSSQPLGRSDPSLLESSMPLANAGAMPAGFSGPMDDNDVKGYQASSSTAYAAEDPFRDDEGPSAYAFTAPGASSGWTQPRRSRWQMFRDDYLTDVDWSFGVNQLLRRRSKFDGVPREIALNEPEENRLKGFERNSVTTGKYGPITFLPKFLLSEFSRSANLFFLFTACIQQVPNVSPTGHWTTIVPLGVVIIASAFKEIKEDFPQKRHASDRSLNNNLAQVLVDQQFQLRPWRRLRVGDIVRLEANSFIPADIVLISSSEPEGLCYVETANLDGETNLKIKQAHPSTASLTNPHSVSLLRGHILSEPPNSSLYTYDGTFHLSSAHPGSAPTKIPVGPNQMLLRGAQLRNTGWVYGVIVNAGHETKLMRNATEAPVKRTAVERQVNRQILYLFLLLIVLSLVSTIGSSIRTWLFDKNAWYLRLGDESKNKARQFIEDILTFIILYNNLIPISLIMTMEVVKFQQASLINSDLDMYYAPTDTPALCRTSSLVEELGQIAYIFSDKTGTLTRNEMEFRECTIFGTMYAQTVDDNKRDQGQKTFDSLRHRAQEDSQEGHVIREFLSLLSICHTVIPEEHDGKMVYQASSPDEAALVAGAEMLGYRFQTRKPKSVFIDVNGETQEWEILNVCEFNSSRKRMSTVVRGPDGTIKLYTKGADTVIFERLAPKQEFSEPTLVHLEDYATEGLRTLCLAYRDISEEEYSSWSALYNNAASQMSGRAEALDKAAEVIEQNLQLLGATAVEDKLQDGVPDAIHTLQQAGIKIWVLTGDRQETAINIGLSCRLISESMNLVIVNTETAVETSELLNKRLFAIKNQRLGGDTEELALIIDGKSLTYALEKDCSDVFLELAIMCKAVICCRVSPLQKALVVKLVKRSTDAPLLAIGDGANDVSMIQAAHVGVGISGVEGLQAARSADIAISQFRFLRKLLLVHGSWSYQRLTKLILYSFYKNITFALTLFWYSWFNDYSGQIAFEGWSMSYYNVVFTILPPLVIGIFDQFVSARMLDRYPQLYHLGQQNYFFTPIRFFYWVGNAFYHSVLLFAFSVLVFYNDLLATDGKNSGLWVWGTTLYLAVLLTVLGKAALISDVWTKYTLAAIPGSFIFTMIALPLYAIIAPLLNFSLEYTGIVPRLWADPVFYFVLLLFPIICLLRDYVWKYYRRTYHPASYHIVQEIQKFSLSDYRPRQEQFQKAIKKVRATQRMRRQRGFAFSQTETNNQDQARLIRAYDTSVARPSGY, encoded by the exons ATGCCCGCGCAACAGCAGGACCCCTTCGACGACCTCCTCGGCTCAGATTCCCCTCCAGCCCCACCAAGGAACGACATATTCCACGAGGGCCGGCATATCGACTTTTTTCACCAAGGCAGTAGCACCGCTCGTGCACCTGCCGCAATTTCCCAAAGAGGTTCATCTCCGGATTCAGTAAACCAAGCAACATATGCTTTGGATCCGTTCTTTGATGA TGATGATGAGTATGGACCCGCTGTATCCAACAGCTATTCTGGATATCTCGCTCCTCATCCGTCCTCTGCCCTTCACAGCTCCCAACCTCTCGGTCGTTCCGATCCCTCCCTTTTAGAATCAAGTATGCCCCTTGCAAACGCGGGCGCCATGCCCGCAGGCTTCTCAGGCCCAATGGACGATAATGACGTCAAAGGCTATCAagcttcctcttcgacaGCTTATGCCGCCGAGGACCCCTTTAGAGACGATGAAGGTCCATCTGCCTATGCGTTCACCGCTCCAGGTGCGTCAAGCGGATGGACACAGCCGCGGCGCAGTAGATGGCAGATGTTCAGAGATGACTACTTGACGGATGTAGACTGGTCGTTTGGTGTAAACCAGCTGctaagaaggagaagcaagTTCGATGGGGTGCCTCGTGAAATAGCCTTGAACGAACCGGAAGAAAATAGACTGAAGGGATTCGAGAGGAATTCTGTTACTACCGGCAAGTACGGTCCCATCACATTCCTGCCAAAATTCTTGTTGT CCGAGTTCTCTCGTTCAGCCAATTTGTTCTTTCTGTTCACAG CTTGTATTCAGCAAGTTCCCAATGTATCTCCGACAGGTCACTGGACAACTATCGTTCCTCTTGGAGTTGTCATTATCGCAAGCGCTTTTAAGGAGATCAAAGAAGACTTC CCACAGAAACGTCATGCGTCTGACCGATCCTTGAACAATAATCTCGCCCAAGTGCTAGTTGATCAACAATTTCAATTAAGGCCGTGGCGTAGACTACGAGTCGGTGACATTGTGCGATTAGAAGCTAACAGCTTTATTCCTGCGGACATAGTCTTGATAAGTAGCAGTGAGCCAGAAGGCTTGTGTTACGTCGAAACTGCGAATCTCGATGG GGAAACAAATCTGAAAATCAAACAAGCTCATCCTTCTACGGCTTCACTTACAAATCCTCACTCCGTATCTTTGCTTCGCGGACACATCCTTTCCGAACCTCCAAATTCATCTTTATATACGTATGATGGTACCTTCCACCTTTCTTCCGCTCATCCTGGATCTGCGCCTACAAAAATTCCCGTTGGTCCAAACCAAATGCTGCTGAGAGGTGCCCAGTTGAGGAATACCGGCTGGGTGTATGGTGTGATAGTCAATGCGGGTCACGAGACGAAGCTCATGCGAAATGCGAC TGAGGCCCCCGTTAAGCGAACGGCTGTTGAGCGTCAGGTTAATAGGCAGATTCTttaccttttccttcttttaaTCGTCCTCTCACTTGTTTCGACCATCGGAAGCAGCATCAGGACGTGGCTATTTGACAAGAACGCCTGGTATTTGCGATTGGGTGATGAAAGCAAGAATAAAG CTCGACAGTTCATCGAGGACATCCTGACGTTCATAATTCTGTATAACAACCTTATTCCCATTTC CCTCATTATGACAATGGAAGTCGTCAAATTCCAACAAGCATCCCTCATAAACTCCGACCTCGACATGTACTACGCTCCCACCGACACTCCAGCTTTGTGCCGAACATCGTCACTTGTTGAAGAACTCGGACAAATCGCATACATTTTCTCAGACAAGACTGGAACGCTGACCCGGAACGAAATGGAGTTTAGGGAATGTACCATTTTCGGTACGATGTATGCTCAGACGGTGGACGACAATAAGAGAGATCAAGGGCAAAAAACGTTTGATTCTCTAAGACATAGAGCTCAGGAGGACAGTCAGGAAGGACATGTCATACGAGAATT CCTATCTTTACTTTCAATTTGCCACACCGTGATTCCGGAGGAGCATGATGGAAAAATGGTGTATCAGGCTTCAAGTCCAGATGAGGCTGCCTTGGTGGCGGGCGCCGAGATGCTTGGCTATCGCTTCCAA ACTCGCAAACCCAAGTCTGTATTCATTGATGTCAATGGCGAAACTCAAGAGTGGGAAATTCTCAACGTCTGCGAATTCAACTCTTCTCGAAAGAGAATGTCAACTGTCGTTCGTGGACCTGATGGCACGATCAAGCTGTATACAAAGGGTGCCGACACTGTGATCTTCGAGAGACTGGCGCCGAAACAGGAATTCTCCGAGCCTACACTTGTACACCTTGAA GATTACGCTACAGAAGGGCTTCGAACGCTTTGTCTTGCGTATCGCGACATTTCCGAAGAAGAGTACTCGAGCTGGTCTGCATTATACAATAATGCTGCTTCTCAGATGTCGGGGCGAGCAGAAGCTCTTGACAAAGCGGCTGAGGTCATTGAGCAAAACTTGCAACTCTTGGGGGCGACGGCTGTCGAAGATAAATTGCAAGACGGTGTTCCAGACGCTATTCACACCTTACAACAGGCAGGGATCAAG ATTTGGGTGTTGACTGGTGACAGACAAGAAACTGCTATCAACATCGGCCTTTCCTGTCGACTCATATCCGAATCTATGAATCTT GTCATTGTGAATACTGAGACTGCGGTCGAAACATCAGAGCTCCTGAATAAACGTTTATTTGCAATCAAAAACCAACGACTAGGTGGAGACACCGAAGAGCTCGCTCTGATTATTG ATGGCAAAAGCTTGACATACGCGCTGGAGAAAGACTGCTCTGATGTTTTCCTGGAGTTGGCAATCATGTGCAAG GCTGTCATTTGTT GTCGTGTATCGCCTCTTCAAAAGGCTTTGGTCGTCAAGCTGGTCAAGAGGAGTACAGATGCTCCTTTGCTCGCTATTGGTGATGGAGCCAACGATGTCAGTATGATTCAGGCGGCCCACGTCGGTGTTGGCATATCAGGTGTGGAG GGCTTGCAAGCAGCACGATCTGCCGATATTGCCATCTCGCAGTTCAGATTTCTACGAAAATTGTTATTGGTACATGGTTCATGGAGTTACCAAAGGTTGACCAAGTTGATCCTCT ACTCTTTCTACAAGAACATCACTTTCGCCCTAACTCTTTTCTGG TACTCATGGTTCAACGATTATTCTGGTCAGATTGCCTTTGAGGGGTGGTCTATGTCCTATTACAATGTCGTCTTCACCATCTTACCTCCTCTCGTAATTGGTATATTTGATCAATTTGTTTCCGCTCGTATGCTCGATCGCTATCCTCAGCTTTATCATCTTGGCCAGCAAAATTACTTCTTTACACCTATTCGCTTTTTCTATTGGGTCGGCAATGCGTTTTACCACAGTGTT CTTCTCTTTGCGTTCTCTGTCCTGGTTTTCTACAACGATTTACTTGCCACAGATGGGAAAAATTCTGGCTTATGGGTTTGGGGCACCACCCTGTATCTGGCGGTGTTGCTAACTGTCTTGGGCAAAGCGGCCCTGATTTCAGA TGTTTGGACCAAATACACTTTGGCCG CGATTCCCGGATCTTTCATTTTTACCATGATTGCTTTGCCGCTGTATGCTATCATCGCCCCTCTTCTGAACTTCTCACTAGAGTATACTGGCATTGTACCCCGTCTCTGGGCCGATCCTGTCTTCTATTTTGTTTTATTACTTTTCCCCATCATTTGTCTTCTCCGTGACTATGTTTGGAAATA CTATCGACGCACATACCACCCTGCGTCCTATCATATCGTGCAGGAAATTCAAAAGTTCAGCCTCTCAGACTACCGACCTCGGCAAGAACA ATTTCAAAAGGCTATCAAAAAGGTGCGCGCCACCCAGCGTATGCGACGACAGAGAGGATTTGCCTTTTCACAGACCGAGACCAATAACCAAGATCAAGCACGACTTATCAGGGCATATGACACCAGCGTGGCGAGACCTTCAGGATATTAG
- a CDS encoding hypothetical protein (Similar to gi|46095730|gb|EAK80963.1| hypothetical protein UM00511.1 [Ustilago maydis 521], FASTA scores: opt: 857, E(): 4e-53, (63.077% identity (86.667% similar) in 195 aa overlap (1-195:1-189)); HMMPfam hit to Proteasome, Proteasome A-type and B-type, score: 157.6, E(): 2.6e-44), whose translation MSVMELNGGSVVAMIGKDCVAIASDLRLGNQQVGIAANFDKVFPINDKLYCGLPGLATDVYTLREHLRFRVNMYRMKEEREITPKTFTHLLSSTLYEKRFGPFFLEPVVAGLPTPTSLEPHPRPYISTMDTIGCITTPKDFAVAGTAADKLYGIAEGLWEPDLEPEDLFETISQTLLSAVDRDALSGWGAVVNIINYSDTQSENGLRKLGEEVQVQ comes from the exons ATG TCTGTGATGGAGCTCAACGGCGGCTCAGTCGTCGCCATGATCGGCAAAGATTGTGTTGCTATTGCGTCCGACTTACGGCTAGGAAATCAGCAAGTCGGTATCGCTGCCAACTTTGACAAGGTCTTCCCCATCAACGATAAACTCTACTGTGGACTGCCGGGGCTTGCTACAGACGTATACACCTT ACGAGAACATTTGCGATTCCGGGTGAACATGTATcgaatgaaggaagagcgCGAGATCACACCAAAAACATTTACCCACCTTCTTTCAAGCACACTATATGAGAAGAG GTTTGGGCCTTTCTTCCTAGAACCTGTTGTCGCTGGTCTCCCCACTCCCACCTCTCTTGAACCTCATCCTAGACCTTACATCTCCACAATGGACAC CATTGGTTGCATAACTACACCGAAGGACTTCGCTGTTGCTGGCACGGCTGCCGATAAGTTGTACGGTATCGCTGAAGGTCTTTGGGAACCCGACCTT GAACCAGAAGATTTGTTTGAGACAATCTCACAGACTCTTCTTAGTGCGGTGGATCGAGATGCGTTGAGTGGTTGGGGTGCTGTCGTCAACATCAT TAATTACTCGGACACTCAGAGCGAGAATGGACTGAGGAAGCTTGGTGAAGAGGTACAAGTACAGTAA